In a genomic window of Stigmatella aurantiaca:
- a CDS encoding efflux RND transporter permease subunit — translation MSNKRLSERFETAIGALAARNHRKPWQALLLAGVLVAVGSFLAGKLTLNADLTALLPRSFSSVQDLEKLRKRFGGQGNVVVAGLGAEPEALKRFADDMAPRLAQLSEVRYVNYQRPRAFFEEHALYYVDVPDLRTIQERIDARILWEKQQANPLFVRLDEEPAPSLDFSDIEQKYTGGASQRFAGTGSGQGSAAGELYYLDPEERMVVLLLKPKGSSADLNYAKKVVGQVEAFLAQQDLSKYGPGFTTAITGNYKKKIDQQKVITGDLGRASGIALVLLVLYLAFHFRSAWSVAFTMAPVVASLSWTYGFVGAVYGQVNLLTGFLGAVLGGLGVEHGIHLLGRYATLRSEGQDSLAAVRESFRHTGFSALIAAVVAALTFLSLSISEFIAFREFGVIAAIGMVLSIVSYVLILPAMLGLASRLGWTPGVHEASAGPLAVLARWLPQHYRAVSIVVGVGMVALISQAWRVSFNYDSTKLDDVSLPSVRLDRRMDKILGYSQSPVVVLTDTQAQELEVVRELKARKEKQGKDSTIDFVGSVADLVPEKQQEKQAILQAIHRKLEGLDLSRLSDTVRPDVERALKMSAAQPFDRSTLPDAVRRQFEGMSGGDAGGVVLVYAAVNLADGAGTRRFAKEVRGLQLPDGSSVSATGESLILADILDMVAHDGPEILAAAVLSVLVAMWITLGRLRTALICMMPTLVSVAGLVGLMAILDLQFNYLNLVVLPVLVGTTVDAGVHLVQRLGEPDSDFISVYAETGRAITGGLLTSAIGFLALILARHPGLNSIGTLANLGFGVNILIVLVGFPAFLLLVERWRRKHHVVEEGVPPAEEGAAGHQ, via the coding sequence ATGAGTAACAAGCGGTTGAGTGAGCGGTTCGAGACGGCCATCGGCGCCCTCGCCGCACGGAACCACCGCAAGCCCTGGCAGGCCCTGTTGCTGGCCGGGGTGCTGGTGGCGGTGGGTTCCTTCCTGGCGGGCAAGCTGACGCTCAACGCGGACCTGACCGCGCTCCTGCCCCGCTCCTTCTCCAGCGTCCAGGACCTGGAGAAGCTGCGCAAGCGCTTCGGCGGCCAGGGCAACGTGGTGGTGGCGGGGCTGGGCGCGGAGCCCGAGGCCCTCAAGCGCTTCGCCGACGACATGGCGCCCCGGCTCGCCCAGCTCTCGGAAGTCCGCTACGTCAACTACCAGCGGCCCCGCGCCTTCTTCGAGGAGCACGCGCTCTATTACGTGGATGTGCCGGACCTGAGGACGATTCAGGAGCGCATCGACGCGCGCATCCTCTGGGAGAAGCAGCAGGCCAACCCGCTCTTCGTCCGGCTGGACGAGGAGCCCGCGCCCTCCCTGGACTTCTCCGACATCGAGCAGAAGTACACGGGCGGCGCCAGCCAGCGCTTCGCGGGCACGGGCTCGGGGCAGGGCTCGGCGGCGGGGGAGCTGTACTACCTGGATCCCGAGGAGCGCATGGTGGTGCTGCTGCTCAAGCCCAAGGGCAGCTCCGCGGACCTGAACTACGCCAAGAAGGTGGTGGGCCAGGTGGAGGCGTTCCTCGCCCAGCAGGACCTGTCCAAGTACGGGCCCGGCTTCACCACGGCCATCACCGGCAACTACAAGAAGAAGATCGACCAGCAGAAGGTCATCACCGGCGACTTGGGGCGCGCCTCGGGCATCGCGCTGGTGCTGCTCGTGCTGTACCTGGCCTTCCACTTCCGCAGCGCCTGGAGCGTGGCCTTCACGATGGCGCCCGTGGTGGCGAGCCTCTCGTGGACGTACGGCTTCGTGGGCGCGGTGTACGGGCAGGTGAACCTGCTCACGGGCTTCCTGGGCGCGGTGCTGGGCGGCCTGGGCGTGGAGCACGGCATCCACCTGCTGGGGCGCTATGCCACGCTGCGCTCGGAGGGGCAGGACTCGCTGGCGGCGGTGCGCGAGTCGTTCCGCCACACGGGCTTCTCGGCGCTCATCGCCGCGGTGGTGGCGGCGCTCACGTTCCTGAGCCTCTCCATCTCCGAGTTCATCGCCTTCCGTGAGTTCGGCGTCATCGCGGCGATCGGCATGGTGCTGAGCATCGTCTCGTACGTGCTCATCCTGCCGGCGATGCTGGGGCTGGCCTCGCGCCTGGGGTGGACGCCGGGCGTGCACGAGGCGTCCGCGGGGCCCCTGGCCGTGCTGGCACGCTGGCTGCCACAGCACTACCGCGCGGTGTCCATCGTCGTGGGCGTGGGCATGGTGGCGCTCATCAGCCAGGCGTGGCGCGTGAGCTTCAACTACGACTCGACGAAGCTCGATGACGTGTCGCTGCCGTCGGTGCGGCTGGACCGGCGCATGGACAAGATCCTGGGCTACTCGCAGTCCCCGGTGGTGGTGCTTACCGACACCCAGGCGCAGGAGCTCGAGGTGGTGCGCGAGCTCAAGGCGCGCAAGGAGAAGCAGGGCAAGGACTCCACCATCGACTTCGTGGGCTCGGTGGCGGACCTGGTGCCCGAGAAGCAGCAGGAGAAGCAGGCGATTCTCCAGGCCATTCACCGGAAGCTGGAGGGGTTGGACCTCTCCCGGCTGTCCGACACCGTGCGGCCCGACGTGGAGCGCGCGCTGAAGATGTCGGCCGCCCAGCCCTTCGACCGCTCGACGCTGCCCGACGCGGTGCGCCGGCAGTTCGAGGGGATGAGCGGGGGGGACGCGGGCGGCGTGGTGCTGGTGTACGCGGCGGTGAACCTGGCGGACGGCGCGGGCACGCGGCGCTTCGCCAAGGAGGTGCGGGGGCTGCAGCTGCCGGATGGCTCCAGCGTCTCGGCCACGGGCGAGTCGCTCATCCTGGCGGACATCCTGGACATGGTGGCGCACGACGGGCCGGAGATTCTCGCCGCCGCGGTGCTGTCGGTGCTCGTGGCGATGTGGATCACCCTGGGCCGGCTGCGCACGGCGCTCATCTGCATGATGCCCACGCTGGTGTCCGTGGCGGGGCTCGTGGGGCTGATGGCCATCCTGGACCTGCAGTTCAACTACCTGAACCTGGTGGTGCTGCCGGTGCTGGTGGGCACCACGGTGGATGCAGGCGTGCACCTGGTGCAGCGCCTGGGCGAGCCGGACAGCGACTTCATCAGCGTGTACGCGGAGACGGGCCGGGCCATCACCGGCGGCCTGCTGACGAGCGCCATCGGCTTTTTGGCGCTCATCCTGGCGCGGCACCCGGGGCTCAACTCCATCGGCACCCTGGCCAACCTGGGCTTCGGGGTGAACATCCTCATCGTGCTGGTGGGCTTCCCGGCCTTCCTGCTGCTGGTGGAGCGCTGGCGGCGCAAGCACCACGTGGTGGAGGAGGGCGTGCCCCCGGCCGAGGAGGGCGCCGCGGGCCACCAGTAG
- a CDS encoding alkaline phosphatase family protein — MKKPRRWLRFSLLAGLVLLGVTYMLRPPPPRGRPADPPYLTFFLVDGLSQEVFQRELAAGRLPNIARLMESGLYVEDGIAAFPSMTGYGFYPFLTGRDAVHSGVLGLRWFRREAQEGNFRNYVGRTNVAMNQDMVSEPRTLFECFPGQHSFSVNSYANRGVVRNEILGWAFSIAKYQEQYGVLRFLAGTPWLGPRFMPDWFAAETQTVELAMKDLAFQPKVQWLTLATPDARQHIAGTDETYVALVRHADALIGRYREESRRLGQEEHRVYAIISDHGVTDVKHNVDLRQALGQAGLSAWRGEATNLSRTRLDEPVSTWQDTDVILAVNGNTMNYVYLRAEGAQGAEAWKTRAAPGTAFQQAPHQGGTAVNVVEVLRKVEGVELVVTRADASGEVRLFSRTGEARITSRDGGLAYACEGEDPLGYAQSEATRGLCDGQPRSARDWLQATHTTGFPDAVVRLHRLMSAPDVGDLVVTAAPGYDLAADYELIVGNYRGGHGGLRADQLRVPYILSGPGVPAGQRLATARAEDVGATLMRLTGCPPPAQPDGEDLMPSVAGPTPP, encoded by the coding sequence ATGAAGAAGCCTCGCCGCTGGCTCCGGTTCAGCCTGCTTGCCGGACTCGTGCTCCTGGGAGTCACCTACATGCTGCGCCCTCCTCCCCCCCGGGGACGCCCCGCGGATCCGCCCTACCTCACCTTCTTCCTGGTGGACGGGCTGTCGCAGGAGGTGTTCCAGCGGGAGCTGGCGGCGGGCCGCCTGCCCAACATCGCCCGGCTGATGGAGTCGGGGCTCTACGTGGAGGACGGCATCGCGGCGTTCCCCAGCATGACGGGCTACGGCTTCTACCCGTTCCTCACCGGCCGCGACGCGGTGCACAGCGGGGTGCTGGGGCTGCGCTGGTTCCGCCGCGAGGCGCAGGAGGGCAACTTCCGCAACTACGTGGGCCGCACCAACGTCGCCATGAACCAGGACATGGTGTCCGAGCCGCGCACGCTCTTCGAGTGCTTCCCCGGCCAGCACTCCTTCTCGGTGAACAGCTACGCCAACCGGGGCGTGGTGCGGAACGAGATTCTCGGCTGGGCCTTCAGCATCGCCAAGTACCAGGAGCAGTACGGGGTGCTGCGCTTCCTGGCGGGCACGCCCTGGCTGGGCCCCCGCTTCATGCCGGACTGGTTCGCCGCCGAGACGCAGACGGTGGAGCTGGCCATGAAGGACTTGGCCTTCCAGCCCAAGGTGCAGTGGCTCACCCTGGCCACGCCGGATGCGCGCCAGCACATCGCCGGCACGGACGAGACGTACGTGGCGCTGGTGCGGCACGCGGACGCGCTCATTGGCCGCTACCGCGAGGAGAGCCGGCGCCTGGGGCAGGAGGAGCACCGCGTCTACGCCATCATCTCCGACCACGGCGTCACGGACGTGAAGCACAACGTGGACCTGCGCCAGGCCCTGGGCCAGGCGGGGCTGAGCGCCTGGCGCGGCGAGGCCACCAACCTGAGCCGCACGCGGCTCGATGAGCCCGTCTCCACCTGGCAGGACACCGACGTCATCCTCGCGGTGAACGGCAACACGATGAACTACGTGTACCTGCGCGCGGAAGGCGCCCAGGGCGCGGAGGCGTGGAAGACCCGCGCGGCGCCGGGCACGGCCTTCCAGCAGGCCCCGCACCAGGGCGGCACCGCCGTGAACGTGGTGGAGGTGCTGCGGAAGGTGGAGGGCGTGGAGCTGGTGGTGACACGCGCGGACGCCTCGGGCGAGGTGCGCCTCTTCTCCCGCACGGGCGAGGCCCGCATCACCTCGCGCGACGGCGGGCTGGCCTATGCCTGCGAGGGCGAGGACCCGCTGGGCTACGCCCAGAGCGAGGCCACCCGGGGGCTGTGTGACGGGCAGCCGCGCAGCGCGCGCGACTGGCTCCAGGCCACGCACACCACGGGCTTCCCGGACGCGGTGGTGCGGCTGCACCGGCTGATGAGCGCCCCGGACGTGGGGGACCTGGTGGTGACGGCGGCCCCCGGCTACGACCTGGCCGCCGACTACGAGCTCATCGTGGGCAACTACCGCGGGGGCCACGGCGGCCTGCGTGCGGATCAGCTCCGCGTCCCGTACATCCTCTCGGGCCCGGGCGTGCCGGCCGGCCAGCGCCTGGCCACCGCGCGCGCGGAGGACGTGGGCGCCACGCTGATGCGCCTCACGGGGTGCCCTCCCCCGGCCCAGCCGGACGGCGAGGACCTGATGCCCAGCGTGGCGGGTCCAACGCCTCCCTGA
- a CDS encoding serine/threonine-protein kinase, with protein MNTTLPVLEPDPASLPLGTKVGPWRVTGWRGRGTSGTVYRVQREGEAGLYALKLALHVGDERFEREASLLRRIRSAYVPVLHGQGLWQHRRGVFPYLVMQWVEGVPLYEWTASHQASSRQALRVLARVAQALEATHEAGGVHRDVKGDNILVQGPDGHPYLMDFGAGDFRGAATLTWQVLPPGTSAYRSPEAWAFQELFWRHPTARYAASPCDDLFALGITAYRMVTGEYPPPTEPEEAGAEVWAQEGPGPQPPSALNPRVSPELDALVLQLCAVSALERFKGSARQAAQALEEAAQRAGPGADRALEVRVAEVPGWAKREEGRTWEVHRASPAPPPAESVPGPSGRMWPAVLEGLWAGSVLVVVLGLLAGPLLRGWGARAEEDAREGRDGDSRDGGVTAMGDSAATSPVAFTAPMETPRLSPGFGLPIPERPFVGQRRPPCNRNGEVEIRGGCWYALRDANQPCKEDAYDWKGACYLPSFPAQRSPTSEHP; from the coding sequence ATGAACACGACGCTGCCGGTGCTGGAGCCGGATCCCGCCTCGCTGCCCCTGGGGACGAAGGTGGGCCCCTGGCGGGTAACGGGCTGGAGGGGCCGAGGCACCTCCGGCACGGTGTACCGGGTGCAGCGCGAGGGCGAGGCGGGGCTGTACGCGCTGAAGCTGGCGCTGCACGTGGGGGATGAGCGCTTCGAGCGCGAGGCGTCGCTCCTGCGGCGCATCCGCTCGGCCTACGTGCCGGTGCTCCACGGGCAGGGGCTGTGGCAGCACCGCCGCGGGGTGTTTCCCTACCTGGTGATGCAGTGGGTGGAGGGGGTGCCGCTCTACGAGTGGACGGCGAGCCACCAGGCCTCCTCCCGGCAGGCCCTGCGCGTGCTGGCGCGGGTGGCCCAGGCGCTGGAGGCCACGCACGAGGCGGGCGGCGTCCACCGGGACGTGAAGGGCGACAACATCCTGGTGCAGGGCCCGGATGGCCACCCGTACCTGATGGACTTCGGGGCGGGGGACTTCCGGGGCGCGGCGACGCTGACGTGGCAGGTGCTGCCGCCGGGGACCTCCGCCTACCGCAGCCCCGAGGCGTGGGCGTTCCAGGAGCTGTTCTGGCGCCACCCCACCGCCCGGTACGCGGCCAGCCCGTGTGATGACCTGTTCGCGCTGGGCATCACCGCGTACCGCATGGTGACCGGGGAGTACCCGCCGCCCACGGAGCCGGAGGAGGCGGGCGCGGAGGTGTGGGCACAGGAGGGCCCCGGCCCCCAGCCCCCGAGCGCGCTCAACCCCCGGGTGAGTCCGGAGCTGGATGCGCTGGTGTTGCAGTTGTGTGCGGTGTCGGCGCTGGAGCGCTTCAAGGGCAGCGCGCGGCAGGCGGCGCAGGCCCTGGAGGAGGCGGCGCAGCGGGCAGGGCCGGGCGCGGACCGGGCGCTGGAGGTGCGGGTGGCGGAGGTGCCCGGGTGGGCGAAGCGGGAGGAGGGCCGGACGTGGGAGGTGCACCGCGCCTCACCCGCCCCGCCACCGGCCGAGTCCGTCCCGGGGCCCTCGGGGCGGATGTGGCCCGCCGTGCTGGAGGGCCTGTGGGCGGGGAGCGTGCTGGTGGTGGTGCTGGGGTTGTTGGCCGGGCCGTTGCTCCGGGGATGGGGGGCCCGGGCCGAGGAGGACGCCCGGGAGGGCCGGGACGGGGACAGCCGGGATGGGGGCGTGACGGCGATGGGGGACAGCGCGGCGACGAGCCCGGTGGCCTTCACCGCGCCCATGGAGACCCCACGCCTGAGTCCGGGGTTCGGGCTGCCCATTCCCGAGCGCCCCTTCGTGGGACAGCGCCGGCCGCCGTGCAACCGCAACGGCGAGGTCGAGATCCGCGGCGGGTGTTGGTACGCCCTGCGAGACGCCAATCAGCCGTGTAAAGAAGATGCCTATGACTGGAAGGGCGCCTGTTACCTGCCGTCCTTTCCGGCCCAGCGGTCTCCCACGTCCGAGCATCCCTAA